The following are from one region of the Oncorhynchus tshawytscha isolate Ot180627B linkage group LG24, Otsh_v2.0, whole genome shotgun sequence genome:
- the mazb gene encoding myc-associated zinc finger protein isoform X3, whose amino-acid sequence MDAAWSNFLFQTTPNQNQVEGTLQSELLPVHTASPQTPPTENIAQPPSTVDTAALNEEPLPVKTTSRPARVPHICAICSKQFKNNYNLRRHQSVHTGRPSNPNPNPVRKNHACETCGKAFRDVYHLNRHRLSHSDEKPFSCPICQQRFKRKDRMSHHVRSHQGGVEKPYVCPHCAKAFSRPDHLNSHVRQVHSSERPFKCPVLDTCESSFATRDRLRAHMIRHEEKVPCHICGKLLSAAYITDHMRVHNQSQHHSCHICNRSFTTLTYLRVHAQKHHGQEWKESAGGFGGTGSSGVLVCQLCGVHCKTPTQLQGHMGTHSTGGQGGSSGTVPASGASSSSVSLSNMVSAPTVYVNSNAVVDLLVSDCSSIQPQSHS is encoded by the exons ATGGATGCTGCTTGGAGCAATTTTCTCTTCCAG ACTACTCCCAACCAAAACCAAGTGGAGGGGACCCTCCAATCAGAACTCTTACCAGTCCATACTGCCTCTCCTCAGACCCCTCCCACAGAGAACATAGCCCAGCCTCCTTCCACGGTGGACACTGCTGCCCTCAATGAAGAACCCTTACCTG TGAAGACAACTTCCCGGCCTGCCCGTGTGCCACACATCTGTGCCATATGCAGCAAGCAGTTCAAGAACAACTACAACCTGCGGCGACACCAGTCGGTCCACACAGGG CGGCCATCGAACCCCAACCCGAACCCCGTGCGGAAGAACCACGCCTGTGAGACGTGCGGGAAGGCTTTCCGAGATGTGTACCACTTAAACCGACACCGTCTCTCCCACTCGGATGAGAAACCCTTCTCCTGCCCCATCTGCCAGCAGCGGTTCAAGAGGAAGGACCGCATGAGCCACCACGTGCGCTCTCACCAAGGCGGTGTGGAGAAACCATATGTGTGCCCTCACTGTGCCAAGGCTTTCTCCAG GCCTGATCATCTCAATAGTCATGTCAGACAAGTTCACTCATCTGAACGACCCTTCAAGTGTCCGGTACTTGAT ACGTGCGAGTCCAGCTTCGCCACGAGGGACCGGCTACGTGCTCATATGATCCGCCACGAGGAGAAGGTACCGTGCCACATCTGCGGCAAGCTCCTGTCGGCTGCCTACATCACCGATCACATGAGGGTGCACAACCAATCGCAGCACCATTCCTGCCATATCTGTAACCGCA GCTTCACCACTCTGACCTACCTGCGCGTCCACGCCCAGAAGCACCACGGCCAGGAGTGGAAGGAGAGCGCTGGCGGCTTCGGCGGCACGGGCTCAAGTGGTGTTCTTGTGTGCCAGCTGTGCGGGGTGCACTGCAAGACCCCCACCCAGCTGCAGGGCCACATGGGGACCCACAGTACTGGGGGCCAAGGGGGCTCCTCCGGCACTGTTCCTGCTAGCGGGGCGTCCAGCTCCTCCGTGTCCCTCAGCAACATGGTGTCTGCCCCAACTGTCTATGTCAACAGCAACGCAGTGGTGGACCTGCTGGTGTCGGACTGCTCCAGCATACAACCTCAGTCCCACAGTTAG
- the mazb gene encoding myc-associated zinc finger protein isoform X2, with protein sequence MDAAWSNFLFQTTPNQNQVEGTLQSELLPVHTASPQTPPTENIAQPPSTVDTAALNEEPLPVKTTSRPARVPHICAICSKQFKNNYNLRRHQSVHTGVRMRRAGEQEEGAKEVGSGAGPAQAVSGERAERHTVPLSLLHLSVPPPLPPPSMLASQLPALGSQDGEGVAMASVVARVNPHAPPAAVVMVAGATVQRPSNPNPNPVRKNHACETCGKAFRDVYHLNRHRLSHSDEKPFSCPICQQRFKRKDRMSHHVRSHQGGVEKPYVCPHCAKAFSRPDHLNSHVRQVHSSERPFKCPTCESSFATRDRLRAHMIRHEEKVPCHICGKLLSAAYITDHMRVHNQSQHHSCHICNRSFTTLTYLRVHAQKHHGQEWKESAGGFGGTGSSGVLVCQLCGVHCKTPTQLQGHMGTHSTGGQGGSSGTVPASGASSSSVSLSNMVSAPTVYVNSNAVVDLLVSDCSSIQPQSHS encoded by the exons ATGGATGCTGCTTGGAGCAATTTTCTCTTCCAG ACTACTCCCAACCAAAACCAAGTGGAGGGGACCCTCCAATCAGAACTCTTACCAGTCCATACTGCCTCTCCTCAGACCCCTCCCACAGAGAACATAGCCCAGCCTCCTTCCACGGTGGACACTGCTGCCCTCAATGAAGAACCCTTACCTG TGAAGACAACTTCCCGGCCTGCCCGTGTGCCACACATCTGTGCCATATGCAGCAAGCAGTTCAAGAACAACTACAACCTGCGGCGACACCAGTCGGTCCACACAGGGGTACGCATGAGGCGAGcaggggagcaggaggagggggcaaAGGAGGTTGGCAGTGGCGCAGGGCCGGCGCAGGCGGTGTCgggagagagggcggagaggcATACGGTCCCCCTCTCCCTGCTTCACCTCTccgttcctccccctctcccccctcccagcATGCTGGCGTCCCAGCTGCCAGCTCTGGGTAGTCAGGATGGCGAAGGGGTTGCCATGGCGAGCGTAGTGGCTAGAGTTAACCCCCatgctcctcctgctgctgtcGTCATGGTGGCGGGGGCGACAGTACAG CGGCCATCGAACCCCAACCCGAACCCCGTGCGGAAGAACCACGCCTGTGAGACGTGCGGGAAGGCTTTCCGAGATGTGTACCACTTAAACCGACACCGTCTCTCCCACTCGGATGAGAAACCCTTCTCCTGCCCCATCTGCCAGCAGCGGTTCAAGAGGAAGGACCGCATGAGCCACCACGTGCGCTCTCACCAAGGCGGTGTGGAGAAACCATATGTGTGCCCTCACTGTGCCAAGGCTTTCTCCAG GCCTGATCATCTCAATAGTCATGTCAGACAAGTTCACTCATCTGAACGACCCTTCAAGTGTCCG ACGTGCGAGTCCAGCTTCGCCACGAGGGACCGGCTACGTGCTCATATGATCCGCCACGAGGAGAAGGTACCGTGCCACATCTGCGGCAAGCTCCTGTCGGCTGCCTACATCACCGATCACATGAGGGTGCACAACCAATCGCAGCACCATTCCTGCCATATCTGTAACCGCA GCTTCACCACTCTGACCTACCTGCGCGTCCACGCCCAGAAGCACCACGGCCAGGAGTGGAAGGAGAGCGCTGGCGGCTTCGGCGGCACGGGCTCAAGTGGTGTTCTTGTGTGCCAGCTGTGCGGGGTGCACTGCAAGACCCCCACCCAGCTGCAGGGCCACATGGGGACCCACAGTACTGGGGGCCAAGGGGGCTCCTCCGGCACTGTTCCTGCTAGCGGGGCGTCCAGCTCCTCCGTGTCCCTCAGCAACATGGTGTCTGCCCCAACTGTCTATGTCAACAGCAACGCAGTGGTGGACCTGCTGGTGTCGGACTGCTCCAGCATACAACCTCAGTCCCACAGTTAG
- the mazb gene encoding myc-associated zinc finger protein isoform X1 translates to MDAAWSNFLFQTTPNQNQVEGTLQSELLPVHTASPQTPPTENIAQPPSTVDTAALNEEPLPVKTTSRPARVPHICAICSKQFKNNYNLRRHQSVHTGVRMRRAGEQEEGAKEVGSGAGPAQAVSGERAERHTVPLSLLHLSVPPPLPPPSMLASQLPALGSQDGEGVAMASVVARVNPHAPPAAVVMVAGATVQRPSNPNPNPVRKNHACETCGKAFRDVYHLNRHRLSHSDEKPFSCPICQQRFKRKDRMSHHVRSHQGGVEKPYVCPHCAKAFSRPDHLNSHVRQVHSSERPFKCPVLDTCESSFATRDRLRAHMIRHEEKVPCHICGKLLSAAYITDHMRVHNQSQHHSCHICNRSFTTLTYLRVHAQKHHGQEWKESAGGFGGTGSSGVLVCQLCGVHCKTPTQLQGHMGTHSTGGQGGSSGTVPASGASSSSVSLSNMVSAPTVYVNSNAVVDLLVSDCSSIQPQSHS, encoded by the exons ATGGATGCTGCTTGGAGCAATTTTCTCTTCCAG ACTACTCCCAACCAAAACCAAGTGGAGGGGACCCTCCAATCAGAACTCTTACCAGTCCATACTGCCTCTCCTCAGACCCCTCCCACAGAGAACATAGCCCAGCCTCCTTCCACGGTGGACACTGCTGCCCTCAATGAAGAACCCTTACCTG TGAAGACAACTTCCCGGCCTGCCCGTGTGCCACACATCTGTGCCATATGCAGCAAGCAGTTCAAGAACAACTACAACCTGCGGCGACACCAGTCGGTCCACACAGGGGTACGCATGAGGCGAGcaggggagcaggaggagggggcaaAGGAGGTTGGCAGTGGCGCAGGGCCGGCGCAGGCGGTGTCgggagagagggcggagaggcATACGGTCCCCCTCTCCCTGCTTCACCTCTccgttcctccccctctcccccctcccagcATGCTGGCGTCCCAGCTGCCAGCTCTGGGTAGTCAGGATGGCGAAGGGGTTGCCATGGCGAGCGTAGTGGCTAGAGTTAACCCCCatgctcctcctgctgctgtcGTCATGGTGGCGGGGGCGACAGTACAG CGGCCATCGAACCCCAACCCGAACCCCGTGCGGAAGAACCACGCCTGTGAGACGTGCGGGAAGGCTTTCCGAGATGTGTACCACTTAAACCGACACCGTCTCTCCCACTCGGATGAGAAACCCTTCTCCTGCCCCATCTGCCAGCAGCGGTTCAAGAGGAAGGACCGCATGAGCCACCACGTGCGCTCTCACCAAGGCGGTGTGGAGAAACCATATGTGTGCCCTCACTGTGCCAAGGCTTTCTCCAG GCCTGATCATCTCAATAGTCATGTCAGACAAGTTCACTCATCTGAACGACCCTTCAAGTGTCCGGTACTTGAT ACGTGCGAGTCCAGCTTCGCCACGAGGGACCGGCTACGTGCTCATATGATCCGCCACGAGGAGAAGGTACCGTGCCACATCTGCGGCAAGCTCCTGTCGGCTGCCTACATCACCGATCACATGAGGGTGCACAACCAATCGCAGCACCATTCCTGCCATATCTGTAACCGCA GCTTCACCACTCTGACCTACCTGCGCGTCCACGCCCAGAAGCACCACGGCCAGGAGTGGAAGGAGAGCGCTGGCGGCTTCGGCGGCACGGGCTCAAGTGGTGTTCTTGTGTGCCAGCTGTGCGGGGTGCACTGCAAGACCCCCACCCAGCTGCAGGGCCACATGGGGACCCACAGTACTGGGGGCCAAGGGGGCTCCTCCGGCACTGTTCCTGCTAGCGGGGCGTCCAGCTCCTCCGTGTCCCTCAGCAACATGGTGTCTGCCCCAACTGTCTATGTCAACAGCAACGCAGTGGTGGACCTGCTGGTGTCGGACTGCTCCAGCATACAACCTCAGTCCCACAGTTAG